CTTCACCCTGTGGTGAAGGCCATCATCCTTCATTTCTGGCTCGCTTATGACCATCCCTTCATCGACGGAAATGGTCGAACAGCGAGAGCCCTGTTCTATTGGTCAATGCTGTCGCAAGACTACTGGTTGATTGAATACGTATCGATTTCCAGCATTCTTCGGAAGGCACCAGCCAAGTACGGACGCTCTTTCCCCTATACCGAAACCGATGAGAATGACATCACGTACTTCATCGATGCCCAGCTCCATGTGATTGGAAGGGCGATCACTGAGCTTCACAACTATTTGGCCAGAAAGATGAATGAAGTTCGCAAGACCGAGCAGCTTCTTCGGTCTTCTGTTCAGCTGAATCACCGGCAGCTAGCACTGTTAAGCCACGCGCTACGTCACCCCGGAACGCGTTACTCAATCGAATCCCACAGACGAAGCCACGACATCACCTATCAGACCGCGCGCTCAGATCTTCTCGATCTCACGGATAAAGACGTGCTCATTAAATCGCGTTCAGGGAAGGCGTACCAATTTACTCCAGTGCATGACCTGTACGAATGCCTAAAGTCTCTCGCCTAGAGTAGCCTGACTGCAAGTTCAAAGTGCATTAAAACTCGAGCCTATCACGAACTCCTCCAGGGCGTGCTGACCGGTCGGGCAGGCTAGGGCTCGAGTCAAATTGAACCGTGGTATTCTGCGAACGTATCTGGCGAGTCAGCCGCGGCGCCAGGTTGCCGCCTGCCGCTGAACGCCAAACCGTTGGGCGGCAAACTTGATGCTTGAAGACCTTGGAAATATCGCTGACCTGATCGCGGCGATTGCAACCATCGCAACTCTCGGGTACCTCGCGTTCCAGGTCAAACAAAATACGAAGGCCCTCCGGGGTTCGTCGGCTGAAACGGTCATGGAGAGTGAAATCGCTGCCGTTGCATTGACTACTCAACACATCAACGTCTTTCGACGCGGCAATGACAACATTTCAGAGTTGAATGCTGATGAGAGGGCTGTGTATGACCAACTCATATTTATCGAAATCTCGCAAACCTGGTCCGCGTTCACTCAATATCAGAGCGGACTGATGAGTGAGGTCACGTTCGCAGCGTTTCGCACTTCATGGGTACGCTCAATGAGGAACCCGGGTTTTCGAATCTCTTGGGCGGAACAAAAAAAATATTTCCGGAGGATTTTTGCCGATGCTTCGACGAATTGTCCGCTGCCAGCGAGAGTGCTGCCCCGCTTCCAGATTGAAGTCCGCGGATTCTCCGTGCGAATCAGTACCGGCGTGCAGTTTGATCGGCGTGCCCAGCACTGGTCAAGGCAAGCTTAGGAGGACTAAATATGATTACAGGTCGGTGTGAATGCGGCAGCGTACAGTATCAAGTCGATGGCGAGATCAACGACTTCAGTCACTGCCATTGCAGTCAGTGTCGACGGCTCCATGGTGCCGCCTTCGCGACGTACGCCGGTGTTGTACGCAACGAATTCTCCTTTCTATCGGGGCAGCAGGATCTAACGAGGTATGGGTCATCACATGATCACACCCGTGTGTTTTGCCGCATCTGCGGGTCCAATATCCTGGTTGAACTCGATTTCGAACCGGAAGCCGTTTACCTGGCAATGGGCACGGTAGACGGTGATCCAAAGTGTCCTCCCGCCTACCACATCTTTGTCGGCTCGAAGGCACCCTGGTACAACTTTGATGATTCGTCTGTGCGGCATGACACTTTTCCGGAGGATGAGTGAGCTGCCTGTCAGCCGACAACGACCAGCAGAGTCAAATTGATCCGTGTTACCGTTCTGGCGGCGCTGCAGTCCCAACGTTGGTGGTCAGCGCTAGTCGTTGCGGCTGAAACCCAGGCCGTGATGTGGCGCCGAAAGGAAATTGATGAACTGGAACGCGGTAGCGGCCATTTCCGAAGCGTTGGGCGCAGTGGGTGTGATCGTAACGGTGATTTACCTTGCGTTTCAAATTCGACAGAACACGAAGTCGATTCAGGGGGCTACTGAACAGACCCTCATGAATGCAGAGGTGGACGTGTTCGGATTGTGGGCGCAGCACGCGAGTGTGGCTCGGCGCGGTGACGCTGATCTTGGTGATTTAGATCCAGACGAGAGGGCGGCGTACGGGTATCTCGTGAGCGCGGAGATGTCCCAGCTGTATGGTGCATTCGTTCAGTACCAGCGAAAACTCATACCCGAATCTGTTTGGGTGGCGTATTTAAATAGTTGGCGGGACGTCGTCAATAGGCCGGGGTTCCGACAGATTTGGTCCGAAATTCAAACGAGCTGGCCGAAAGAATTCAGCCAGTGCCTCGACGAGGCCGTGGCGAGTTCGGAAGGGTCGCTCAATTGCTAGTTAGGCGGCATGAGATAGTGTCGAAACACATTTCAATCGCTCTCCTACTCCGCACCCTGGTCGGTTGCAGTGTATTCGCAGCTCCCATCTTCGTGGCCTGTGACTCGAATCTTTTTTCTGAAGGTCCATCCGCTGTCTGCACGGAGTCGGGCGTACAATGTCAGCTCTCGGCAGGGCCCCTCGGCGTTTGCGAGCGGTCGCCCTGTTCGCCCGGTGCAAACTCGCCCTGCTTCCAATGCACCTCGCAGCACTAGCCATCCTGCGCGACGCGCACGGGGAGTCGCCTGGTTCCGGGTTGAACCCGCCATATTTCACTCGCCGCGAATGAATGAACGTCCGCCCAACATGCCGTTGCACCGGGCGGGCTCACTCTTGGCCGTCACTGAGCGTGGTACCATGCCAGCTCTTCTGGTCTTCAGTGTCGGTGGTAGATCGCCGCCAGCTGCTGAATGCCGATCCGTTGGGCGGCCAGAAACCGATGCGTCTCGCTTTGGCCATTGTCGCTGCGATCTTGAACCTGGCGGACGCAAGTCTGGCCAGTGCGTGCCGGTGCCTTCCAAACGACACGGTCGAGGCTCAGTACGAACGGGCCGAGCTGGTCTTTTTCGGTCGAGTCACCTTCCACAACGGCGCAGAGAGTCGCGAGACCCAGCGGCGGTTCTGGGAGTTCGAGGTGGAAGGTGTTTGGAAGGGTCCCGTTCAGCAGAAGATTCGGATCTACGCGCATTCACCCAAAAGCGGAGAATTCACTAGCTGCGACCGCGAGCTGGAGATCGGACAAATGTACCTCGTCTTCGCGAGTACGTTTCAGGGCTATCCCGGGCGTTTCCAGGCAGGCAAGTGCTCAGGAACCGTGGTGGGTGCCGACGCCATAGAAGCTCTTGGCGTGATCGGTGCCCCAACCCATCGGTTCTCAAGGAACCAGGACGAAGTTGGTAGCCGCGTCGTCGAACATCTGGATCGTAAGGCCGCTGTCGTTTGAGTGGACGATCACGATCTCGTCTATTCCGTCTTCGTCGAAGTCGATGGCGACGGGGACGACGTTTCCGTCGAAGTTGGCGAGTTGTGCGTCCTCGGCTGCCGTCAGGTAGCCCGAATCGAGGCCCGGGTTCTGCATCGGCGCGAGGTTTTGGTTGGCGTCGTCAAGGATCAAGACCTGGTCGGCGAGGGGGCGCTTGAAGGTGATGACGATCTCGTCCAGGCCGTCGTTGTCGAAGTCGCCGGAAGCGGTGTGGAGTTCGCCGTTGCCACCCGCACCGAGGATGTCCAGAGCGACTTGCATCACGCCCTTGGCTGATCCGGGGAGTGCGAAGTACTTGAAGCCAGTCGTGATGTCGTCCAGGATCTGGAGCTGGTTGTCCCCGCCGCTGCCCGAACTCACGATCAATTCCTGGTACCCGTCACCGTCGATGTCTCCGCAGGACACGTGGTTTTCTATGACGCGCGCGTAGCCGTCGAGGAAGTCCGCCCGCACTTTGATCGTTCTTTCGGAAATGCCGCCCGAGCCGTTGGGTCGCCGGTTTCGGATCAAGATTCGGCCGGATTCGCGGCGCATGCGCTTGGATTTGGCATTGCTCAGCAGGTTGGTCAGCACGAGATCCACAACGCCGTCGCCCTCGAGGTCGCAGATCGTGTACTCGGTCCCGTAGGAGATTTGATTCTTGATGTTCTTGAAGCTTTTGAACTCTTGGGGAAGAGCGTCAAAGGATCCGCTGCTGTCCTCTTCGGTGGCCACACCCATTACGCCCAGGGTGGCCGCTTCGATGGACATTTCTTCGGAAGTCATTGGCTCATCGGGCACTGCCGCGAGAACCAGCAGCGCATCGGAATACGGGGTCATGACCGCCATGTCATCGTAGGCAGAGATTGAGATGAAGTTGTTCTGCGAATCTTCCAGGCTCAACGTGCTGCTCAGCACGCCACCGACCAGGTTGGGCATGCCGACGTCAATGTGCTGGTCGAAGACATCGGAGGTGGAGCCGACGTGAATCTTGTAGCCAGTGATGCTCGACTGCGCTGCGGGCGCCCATCCGACCGTCACCTCGACCACATTCGCGCTGGCGCTGGCCGCGGCAAAAGTGGCGCAACTCACAAGCACGATCGCGCGAGCGAGGTGTCGATAGGTTGCGAACGCATGCTGTCTGGCTTTCATGCTCGATTCATCGGGAGCGAGCCAGACTGCAAAGGTGATCTTCCTCACAAGTGCTGTGAAAGATTCACCTAAATCCGAAAATTACCCCGGGGAGTGTGGGCCATAAATGGCCCAGCACAGCTGCGCAATCGCGGAAAATGCGTGCGAGTTGCGCAGTGCTGATAAAAAAATGGCCGCTGTGAGGACAGCGGCGTCTCCAGGCCGTCTGAGCGGGCTGGTTGTGTCGTCCTGGTTTTGGTGCTCGTTCTAGTTGAACTTTACCTCGTTGTTCGAAAACAATTGAGCAAGCTTGCGCGCCGCTTCGTCGTAGGCCGCGGAATCCGCCCAGGTATTTTTCGGGTTGAGAATCTCGGTCGGGACGTTTGCGCAAGTCGTCGGGACGCTGAGCCCGAAGAAGGGGTCTGTCATGACTTCGGCGCCAGCGAGACTGCCGTCGTGGATCGCGTCGATGATGGCCCGGGTCCAGGCGAGCTTCATGCGCTTACCGACTCCGTAGCCACCGCCGCTCCAGCCCGTGTTAACCAGCCAGGCGTGGGTGTTCTGGGCCTCCATCTTCTTGGCGAGCATTTCGCCGTAGACCTTGGGGTGGCGCACCAGGAACGCGGCACCGAAGCAGGCGGAGAAGGTCGCCTCGGGTTCGGTGACGCCCATCTCCGTGCCCGCGACCTTGGCGGTGTAGCCGGCCAGAAACTGCTGCATTGCTTGTTCGGAGGAGAGGCGGCTCACCGGGGGGAGCACGCCAAAGGCATCGCAGGTCAAGAAGATGATGTTGCTCGGATGCCCGCCGATACAGGGTACGACGACATTCGGAATGAAGTCGATCGGGTAGGAGGCCCGGGTGTTGACGGTCAGCGAATAGTCGCTGTAGTCGACCACGCGCGTGGCAGCGTCGAACACGACGTTCTCGAGCACGGTGCCAAAGCGGATGGCGCGGAAGATGTCTGGCTCCTCTTCCTCGCTCAGATCAATTGCCTTCGCGTAGCAGCCGCCTTCAATGTTGAAGATGCCTTCTTCGCTCCAGCAGTGTTCGTCGTCGCCGATCAAGAATCGCTTGGGGTCTGCAGAGAGCGTCGTCTTGCCCGTGCCCGAAAGGCCGAAGAAGATCGAGACATCCTTGTCTGCGCCCATATTGGCGCTGCAATGCATGGAAAGCACGCCTTTGTCGGGCATCAGATAGTGCATGATCGAGAATACGCCCTTCTTCATCTCGCCAGCGTACTGCGTGCCGAGAATGACGAACTCGCTCTTTTCGAAGTTGATCGCCACGCTGGCATCAGACGTCACGCCCTCGACTGTGGTGTCGGCGGACTGCGCGCCGGCGTTGAAGATGACGTAGTCGGGTTCGCCAAAGTTCTCGAGTTCAGAGGCGTTCGGACGCATCAACATGTTGTGCATGAAGAGTGCGTGATAGGGGCGCGAACAGATGACGCGAATGGAGAGTCG
This genomic interval from Myxococcales bacterium contains the following:
- a CDS encoding VCBS repeat-containing protein produces the protein MKARQHAFATYRHLARAIVLVSCATFAAASASANVVEVTVGWAPAAQSSITGYKIHVGSTSDVFDQHIDVGMPNLVGGVLSSTLSLEDSQNNFISISAYDDMAVMTPYSDALLVLAAVPDEPMTSEEMSIEAATLGVMGVATEEDSSGSFDALPQEFKSFKNIKNQISYGTEYTICDLEGDGVVDLVLTNLLSNAKSKRMRRESGRILIRNRRPNGSGGISERTIKVRADFLDGYARVIENHVSCGDIDGDGYQELIVSSGSGGDNQLQILDDITTGFKYFALPGSAKGVMQVALDILGAGGNGELHTASGDFDNDGLDEIVITFKRPLADQVLILDDANQNLAPMQNPGLDSGYLTAAEDAQLANFDGNVVPVAIDFDEDGIDEIVIVHSNDSGLTIQMFDDAATNFVLVP
- a CDS encoding GFA family protein, encoding MITGRCECGSVQYQVDGEINDFSHCHCSQCRRLHGAAFATYAGVVRNEFSFLSGQQDLTRYGSSHDHTRVFCRICGSNILVELDFEPEAVYLAMGTVDGDPKCPPAYHIFVGSKAPWYNFDDSSVRHDTFPEDE
- the pckA gene encoding phosphoenolpyruvate carboxykinase (ATP) encodes the protein MALSIELNQYGITSKEILRNLSPAELYEHGTAYDGSSLTSSGAMVAISGAKTGRSPKDKRIVDHPTSRDNIWWGDVNIPLSPDSFEKNRRIAIDYLNAQERLYVVDGWAGWDPRYRLSIRVICSRPYHALFMHNMLMRPNASELENFGEPDYVIFNAGAQSADTTVEGVTSDASVAINFEKSEFVILGTQYAGEMKKGVFSIMHYLMPDKGVLSMHCSANMGADKDVSIFFGLSGTGKTTLSADPKRFLIGDDEHCWSEEGIFNIEGGCYAKAIDLSEEEEPDIFRAIRFGTVLENVVFDAATRVVDYSDYSLTVNTRASYPIDFIPNVVVPCIGGHPSNIIFLTCDAFGVLPPVSRLSSEQAMQQFLAGYTAKVAGTEMGVTEPEATFSACFGAAFLVRHPKVYGEMLAKKMEAQNTHAWLVNTGWSGGGYGVGKRMKLAWTRAIIDAIHDGSLAGAEVMTDPFFGLSVPTTCANVPTEILNPKNTWADSAAYDEAARKLAQLFSNNEVKFN
- a CDS encoding Fic family protein, with the translated sequence LHPVVKAIILHFWLAYDHPFIDGNGRTARALFYWSMLSQDYWLIEYVSISSILRKAPAKYGRSFPYTETDENDITYFIDAQLHVIGRAITELHNYLARKMNEVRKTEQLLRSSVQLNHRQLALLSHALRHPGTRYSIESHRRSHDITYQTARSDLLDLTDKDVLIKSRSGKAYQFTPVHDLYECLKSLA